The Arachis hypogaea cultivar Tifrunner chromosome 14, arahy.Tifrunner.gnm2.J5K5, whole genome shotgun sequence genome has a segment encoding these proteins:
- the LOC140178480 gene encoding beta-galactosidase-like has protein sequence MAEMINYIYSVTNSKLFIVGHSQYHGGTNFDRTAGGPYMATSYDYDAPLDEYGNKAQPKWGHLKELHRVLKSMEESLTNGNATVYASNKSSSCFLTNANTTTDATVSFRGRTYAVPA, from the exons ATGGCAGAAATGATCAATTACATATATTCAGTAACAAATTCAAAGCTATTCATAGTTGGGCATTCACAG tATCATGGTGGGACTAACTTTGATAGAACCGCTGGTGGACCATACATGGCCACTTCATATGATTATGATGCTCCTCTTGATGAATATG GCAACAAAGCTCAACCAAAATGGGGTCACCTCAAAGAACTCCACAGGGTTTTGAAGTCAATGGAAGAGAGTCTTACAAACGGGAAC gCCACTGTGTATGCCTCAAACAAATCATCAAGTTGCTTCTTGACCAATGCCAACACTACCACCGATGCTACTGTCTCGTTTAGAGGAAGAACCTATGCAGTTCCAGCATGA
- the LOC112741562 gene encoding uncharacterized protein: MALIQDVDKLKRKLRHEKNVHSILNTCFLSCQDQYRVFIIILSNIQEQSRSGCARTEKARHWRWISWDVLLTYCSRMQAGDAWFLNTPEQSLSFILADQGFDVWVGNVRGTRWSLFYLL, translated from the exons ATGGCTTTGATACAAGAT GTTGATAAATTGAAGAGAAAGCTGAGACATGAAAAGAATGTGCATAGTATACTTAAtacttgctttctttcttgtCAG GATCAATACAGGGTGTTTATTATTATTCTATCAAATATTCAGGAACAAAGTCGAAGTGGCTGCGCTAGAACAGAAAAGGCTAGGCATTGGCGATGGATCAGTTGGGATGTTCTCCTCACTTATTGTTCGCGCATGCAG GCAGGTGATGCATGGTTTCTAAATACTCCTGAACAATCATTGAGCTTCATCCTTGCAGATCAAGGTTTTGATGTATGGGTAGGAAATGTGCGTGGAACACGCTGGAGCCTtttctatttactttga